A segment of the Angustibacter luteus genome:
GCCCGCTGGAGCAGGCGGCCGACCAGACCCGCAGCCGGCGGGTCAGGGAGCGGGCGGCGACGAGCTCGGGCACGACCAGGTCCCGCAGCCCCACGAACGGCTCGCTGTCCCGGAACCACGAGGTCTCGTTCGTGGTCAGCGCCTCGACGATCTCGCGCTGCGCCGGACCGCCGGGCTGGCGGCGCGCCCGGTTCACGAAGGTCTCGACGTCCGGGTCCCCCTGCGCGCGAGCCAGCGGCAGCAGCCGGGACTCGACCAGGTACTCCTTGCCGGCGCCGAGCACCAGGGCGCTCTCGCGGTGCACGAGGGCGCAGACGAAGTCGAAGGCGTCCGCGGCGATGCTCATCGGGCCTGCCCCAGGCTGGCGCTCGGCTGCCCACCGGAGGCACCCGCGGTGATCCGACGAGTCAGCGCCAGCGGCAGGTCACCGAGCGGCAGCACCTCCTCCGCGGCACCGACCTCGACGACCGAGCCGGGCATGCCCCACACGACGGAGCTGGCCTCGTCCTGGACGAGCACGCTGCCGCCGGCGGCCACGACGTCCTGGCTGCCGCGGCGACCGTCCGAGCCCATCCCGGTCAGGACCGTGGCGAGCACGTCAGGGCCGAACACCTCGGCGGCCGAACGGAACAGGACGTCCACGGCTGGCCGGCAGAAGTTCTCGGGAACCTGCTGGTCGATGGTGGTCACGACGTCGTTGCCGACCCGGCGCAGCCGCAGGTGGTAGTCGCCCGGGGCCAGGTAGACCGACCGCGGACGCAGCTTCTCGCCGCCCTCGGCCTCGCAGACGTCGAACGGCAGGTTGCGGTCCAGCCGGGCCGCGAACTGGCGGGTGAACACGGGCGGCATGTGCTGGACGACGACGACCGGTACCCGCAGGTCGGCCGGCAGCCCGGCGAGCAGGGTGGACAGTGCCTCGGGGCCGCCCGTCGAGCAGCCGATCGCGAGCACCTGGAACGGCCCGCGGCGCGGACGCCGGACGGCCAGGGCGGGGGTGGTGGTCGGCACGGGCGGGCGCACCGATGTCGTCGGGGCCGGCCGTTGACGGATCAGGCCCGGGGCGGCTCCGGCACCCCGCCGCGCCAGCGGCACCAGCGCCTTGATCTTGGGGACGAGCGACGTGCGTACCTGCTCGAGCGACTCCGCGATGCTGCCGGAGTTGGACGGCTTGGTGACGTAGTCGCTGGCGC
Coding sequences within it:
- a CDS encoding chemotaxis response regulator protein-glutamate methylesterase gives rise to the protein MAPVRVLVVDDSVVIRRLVSDALSSDPDIEVVGTASNGRLALTKLSQVAPDLVTLDIEMPEMDGIAALRQLRADGHRLPVIMFSTLTERGASATLDALEAGASDYVTKPSNSGSIAESLEQVRTSLVPKIKALVPLARRGAGAAPGLIRQRPAPTTSVRPPVPTTTPALAVRRPRRGPFQVLAIGCSTGGPEALSTLLAGLPADLRVPVVVVQHMPPVFTRQFAARLDRNLPFDVCEAEGGEKLRPRSVYLAPGDYHLRLRRVGNDVVTTIDQQVPENFCRPAVDVLFRSAAEVFGPDVLATVLTGMGSDGRRGSQDVVAAGGSVLVQDEASSVVWGMPGSVVEVGAAEEVLPLGDLPLALTRRITAGASGGQPSASLGQAR